One window of the Terriglobia bacterium genome contains the following:
- the asnS gene encoding asparagine--tRNA ligase codes for MDYQARTKVSRILIDEAVPVGSNVIILGWVRTVRSSKEIAFIELNDGSCMKNIQGVVQHPESFPVLEQILTGASVRMEGSLVPSGGKGQKYEISVSKVDLVGPADATYPLQKKRHTMEFLREIAHLRPRTNTFGAVNRIRSKLAYAVHSYFQERGFFYIHTPIISASDCEGAGNLFRVSTLDFENIPRREGKIDWDADFFASESYLTVSGQLEGELVATALGDIYTFGPTFRAENSNTSRHAAEFWMIEPEMAWAELEDNMDVAEDFLKYLFRFALEKCTDEMDFFGQWIDKEARGTLEAVAGSKFERLPYTEAITILENSKEPFQYPVRWGVDLQSEHERYLTEKVFKKPVILYDYPAKIKAFYMRMNTDGNTVRAMDVLVPKVGEIIGGSQREERYDVLLQRMRETGIHNLESYEWYLDIRKYGTVPHAGFGLGFERALMYITGMGNIRDVLPFPRVPRWAKF; via the coding sequence ATGGACTATCAAGCGCGCACGAAAGTCTCTCGAATCCTTATAGATGAAGCGGTTCCTGTCGGATCGAACGTCATTATCCTGGGCTGGGTTCGAACGGTTCGCAGCTCGAAAGAGATTGCGTTCATTGAGCTGAATGACGGGTCCTGCATGAAGAACATTCAAGGTGTGGTTCAGCATCCGGAATCGTTCCCTGTGCTGGAACAGATCCTGACCGGCGCTTCGGTCCGGATGGAAGGCAGCCTTGTGCCGTCGGGCGGCAAGGGTCAGAAGTACGAGATCAGCGTTTCGAAGGTCGATCTGGTCGGCCCGGCCGATGCGACCTATCCGCTCCAGAAGAAGCGCCACACGATGGAGTTTCTGCGGGAGATCGCGCATCTGCGGCCTCGCACCAACACCTTTGGGGCTGTGAACCGGATTCGTTCGAAGCTGGCGTACGCGGTTCACAGTTATTTTCAGGAACGCGGATTCTTCTACATTCATACTCCGATCATCTCGGCCTCGGACTGCGAAGGCGCCGGGAACCTGTTCCGGGTTTCCACGCTCGATTTCGAGAATATTCCAAGGCGGGAAGGCAAAATCGACTGGGACGCAGACTTCTTTGCGAGCGAATCCTACCTCACCGTTTCGGGGCAGCTCGAAGGCGAGCTGGTGGCGACGGCTCTCGGCGACATATATACCTTTGGTCCCACATTCCGGGCGGAGAACTCGAATACCAGCCGTCATGCTGCGGAATTCTGGATGATCGAGCCGGAGATGGCATGGGCCGAGCTCGAAGACAATATGGATGTGGCGGAGGACTTTCTAAAGTACTTGTTCCGCTTTGCGCTGGAGAAATGCACGGACGAAATGGACTTCTTTGGCCAGTGGATCGATAAGGAGGCCCGCGGGACGCTGGAGGCTGTCGCCGGCTCGAAATTCGAGCGTCTGCCATATACGGAAGCGATCACGATCCTCGAGAACTCCAAGGAGCCGTTTCAGTATCCGGTCCGCTGGGGCGTGGATCTTCAGTCGGAGCATGAACGGTATCTGACCGAAAAAGTTTTCAAAAAGCCGGTAATCCTTTACGACTATCCGGCCAAGATCAAGGCGTTCTATATGCGGATGAACACGGATGGAAACACGGTGCGCGCAATGGACGTCCTGGTGCCGAAGGTCGGCGAGATCATCGGCGGAAGCCAGCGCGAGGAACGCTACGATGTGCTGCTGCAACGCATGCGCGAAACGGGCATCCACAACCTCGAGAGCTACGAATGGTATCTCGATATCCGCAAGTACGGCACCGTGCCGCACGCCGGATTCGGCCTCGGCTTCGAGCGCGCACTGATGTACATCACCGGGATGGGAAACATTCGCGACGTGCTGCCGTTCCCCCGCGTTCCGCGCTGGGCAAAGTTTTAG
- a CDS encoding sugar phosphate isomerase/epimerase family protein, with protein MQFGISTQIYRGQPVTVDLLESIRKTGFDRFELFCNRPHLDFHNRGLLRAIGRWFQENALPAPSLHLPFVENTGHTQRIWISVLEPERRQREAALDEIKRSLELANYVQLDYAVMHLGNPKEKFSLVAFEHAYAAIAQIRAFAGVEVVLENIPNEISTMERLEEFKRVSQAPDIGICYDTGHGHIQGITGGLDGIRTTHVHDNNGENDEHLWPFEGTLNWPALIEKLVLANYKGPFMFEARGEELSKGNEVRERLEELWHEAHNSIEEYRQKYDLRRG; from the coding sequence ATGCAGTTTGGCATTTCGACTCAGATCTATCGCGGACAACCGGTTACGGTCGATTTACTGGAATCCATCCGCAAGACGGGCTTCGACCGCTTCGAGCTGTTCTGCAACCGTCCGCACCTCGATTTTCACAATCGCGGGCTTCTGCGCGCAATCGGCCGATGGTTTCAGGAGAATGCTTTGCCTGCGCCCTCTCTGCATCTGCCGTTCGTTGAGAATACAGGTCACACGCAGCGGATCTGGATCTCCGTACTCGAACCGGAACGCCGCCAGCGCGAGGCGGCGCTCGATGAAATCAAACGATCCCTGGAACTGGCCAACTACGTTCAACTGGATTACGCCGTAATGCATCTGGGGAATCCCAAGGAGAAGTTCAGCCTGGTCGCGTTTGAGCACGCCTATGCTGCGATCGCGCAGATCCGCGCCTTTGCCGGAGTGGAAGTCGTGCTCGAAAACATTCCGAATGAAATCTCCACGATGGAGCGGCTCGAAGAATTCAAGCGGGTGTCACAAGCGCCCGACATCGGAATCTGCTACGACACCGGACACGGCCACATTCAGGGAATCACCGGCGGCCTGGACGGAATCCGCACGACCCACGTTCACGACAACAACGGCGAAAACGATGAACATCTCTGGCCATTCGAAGGAACCCTGAACTGGCCGGCGCTCATCGAGAAGCTTGTCCTCGCGAACTACAAAGGACCGTTCATGTTTGAAGCGCGCGGCGAGGAGCTCTCTAAAGGAAATGAGGTCCGCGAGCGCCTGGAAGAACTGTGGCATGAAGCTCACAATTCGATTGAGGAGTATCGGCAGAAATACGATCTGCGCCGCGGCTAA
- a CDS encoding transglycosylase SLT domain-containing protein, which yields MSLALTLLLIVTTTSFESAINKAFTSVENNDWAAAAGALDQAYAADPLTFDANNLHYLRGRAAEGQNDWTRARDEFQKIGNDNPLHALASWHAARASIKLHDDAAAQALLTSLPRGFSSGLKAQLAREAGGDLAQKIYQDLSTREARFERARITGDTDTFWSLIHESKDDDVAIAGARLLAPSASSSHDQMELAEVFADHRVFDEALPLYQKASADEAVSADARYQIARLHFQQERYALSIEDYQAIAKDFEGTDWEKDSEYQIANCYWRLDDYPNSEKAYLSYIRKYGHKGMEEAATRNLVDVYRVQGENQKAIATIDRALATQLSVATRQVFQFTKAKILYTQKKYSAALLLFQQLGRTKLRSAAGSATAEEVQYFQALCQWNLGNKSAAAVIWRKLASMDSYYGLRSAGHLTKSNAGDSNVCSDPSNPAVKSAEQDLTSLRHPLRTALNPEADTVSELVFLHLWDEAAFWLNESDTRPPRRAAAEISYLGGEYHRAISLADRLPRTDSIRPLVYPAGYRNTICAAAVSSKVDPLWIHAIIWQESKYDPNSRSGAAARGLMQFIPDTANAVGSSIGMTNLTLDKLFDPSVSIRLGAAYWAALMQKFKSPEMALAAYNGGPDNVKRWLNKSSDPELFVSDIGFVETKKYVMSVFAAHAAYASLANQ from the coding sequence ATGTCTTTAGCCCTCACGCTGCTCTTGATCGTTACTACTACTTCATTCGAATCCGCTATCAACAAGGCCTTTACGAGCGTCGAAAACAACGATTGGGCGGCCGCCGCTGGAGCTCTGGATCAGGCCTATGCCGCCGACCCCCTGACATTCGACGCCAACAATTTGCATTACCTCCGCGGACGGGCTGCTGAAGGCCAGAACGACTGGACTCGCGCGCGCGACGAATTCCAGAAAATCGGGAACGACAATCCGCTGCACGCTCTGGCCTCGTGGCACGCCGCCAGAGCGTCGATCAAATTGCATGACGATGCAGCGGCGCAGGCACTCCTCACGTCACTACCGCGCGGGTTTTCGTCAGGGCTCAAAGCGCAACTCGCCCGGGAAGCCGGCGGCGACCTGGCGCAGAAAATCTACCAGGATCTCAGCACGCGGGAGGCCCGATTCGAGCGGGCCAGGATCACCGGCGACACGGACACATTCTGGTCGCTGATCCACGAGAGCAAGGACGATGACGTCGCCATCGCGGGCGCGCGGCTGCTGGCGCCGTCTGCGAGTTCTTCGCACGATCAAATGGAACTCGCAGAAGTATTCGCCGATCATCGCGTCTTCGATGAGGCGTTGCCTCTGTATCAGAAGGCGTCGGCAGACGAGGCGGTGTCGGCGGATGCACGCTATCAGATCGCCCGGCTCCACTTTCAGCAGGAACGATACGCGCTCTCAATCGAGGACTATCAGGCGATTGCAAAAGACTTCGAGGGAACAGACTGGGAGAAGGATTCCGAATATCAAATCGCAAACTGCTATTGGCGTCTGGACGATTATCCGAATTCTGAAAAGGCTTATCTGTCATACATCCGGAAGTACGGCCACAAGGGAATGGAAGAAGCTGCGACGCGCAACCTCGTCGATGTCTATCGCGTGCAGGGCGAAAACCAGAAAGCGATCGCGACAATCGATCGTGCGCTGGCCACGCAGTTGTCGGTCGCGACCCGGCAGGTCTTCCAGTTCACAAAGGCCAAGATCCTGTACACGCAAAAGAAATACAGCGCCGCGCTTCTACTCTTCCAGCAACTCGGGCGAACGAAGCTTCGATCCGCAGCCGGCAGCGCGACGGCCGAAGAGGTCCAGTATTTTCAGGCACTGTGCCAGTGGAACCTCGGCAACAAGTCTGCCGCCGCGGTGATCTGGCGGAAACTGGCGTCCATGGACTCCTACTATGGACTGCGTTCGGCAGGGCACCTCACCAAGTCAAACGCCGGGGATTCGAACGTCTGCTCCGATCCGTCGAATCCGGCAGTGAAGTCGGCCGAACAGGACCTCACCAGCTTGCGCCATCCGCTCCGCACGGCGTTGAATCCCGAGGCGGACACCGTGTCCGAACTGGTCTTTCTGCATCTCTGGGATGAGGCCGCATTCTGGCTCAATGAATCCGATACGCGGCCGCCACGGCGCGCCGCTGCCGAAATTTCGTATCTGGGCGGCGAATACCATCGCGCCATATCGCTGGCGGACCGGCTTCCGCGAACGGACTCGATTCGTCCTCTCGTATATCCCGCCGGATATCGAAATACGATTTGCGCCGCCGCGGTGTCATCTAAAGTAGATCCCCTCTGGATTCACGCCATCATCTGGCAGGAAAGCAAATATGACCCGAACTCCAGGTCCGGCGCCGCCGCCCGCGGCCTGATGCAATTCATTCCGGACACCGCGAACGCGGTCGGGTCTTCAATCGGCATGACGAACCTCACACTGGACAAACTGTTCGACCCATCCGTCAGCATCCGCCTCGGCGCAGCCTACTGGGCGGCATTGATGCAGAAATTCAAATCGCCCGAGATGGCCCTTGCCGCTTATAACGGCGGTCCCGACAATGTGAAGCGCTGGCTCAACAAGTCGTCCGATCCCGAACTCTTCGTCTCCGACATCGGCTTCGTCGAAACGAAGAAATATGTCATGTCGGTCTTCGCCGCTCACGCGGCTTACGCGTCTCTGGCCAATCAATAA
- the coaE gene encoding dephospho-CoA kinase (Dephospho-CoA kinase (CoaE) performs the final step in coenzyme A biosynthesis.), with amino-acid sequence MLRVGLTGGIATGKSTAGVMFVELGCHLIDSDRITHQLLEPGQAVHDEVVKEFGQRILAADGTIDRRVLGDIVFKENPEARQTLNSLVHPAVIRRQQEWLKEMEEKDPGGIAIVDAALMIEVGTCRNYAKIVVVTCSPDIQKERLLRRSGLKEDEIDSRIRAQMPMSEKVKYADFVIDNSGDLQSTRSQVAEVNSRLRELSASTSGRRLP; translated from the coding sequence ATGCTCCGGGTCGGGCTGACCGGTGGGATTGCGACCGGCAAAAGCACGGCCGGTGTCATGTTCGTCGAGCTCGGCTGCCACTTGATCGATTCGGATCGCATCACCCATCAACTTCTCGAGCCGGGCCAGGCGGTTCACGATGAGGTCGTGAAAGAGTTCGGGCAGCGCATTCTTGCTGCCGACGGCACGATCGACCGCCGGGTTCTTGGAGATATCGTTTTTAAAGAGAACCCGGAAGCACGACAGACGCTGAACAGTCTCGTCCACCCGGCGGTCATCCGGCGCCAGCAGGAGTGGCTCAAGGAGATGGAGGAGAAGGATCCGGGCGGGATCGCCATCGTCGATGCGGCTTTGATGATCGAAGTCGGAACCTGCAGGAATTACGCCAAGATTGTGGTCGTCACCTGCAGTCCGGATATTCAGAAAGAGCGGCTGCTGCGGAGGTCCGGCCTGAAAGAAGACGAGATCGACTCCCGCATCCGCGCCCAGATGCCGATGAGCGAAAAGGTGAAGTACGCCGACTTCGTCATCGACAATTCCGGCGATCTTCAAAGCACCCGCAGCCAGGTAGCAGAAGTCAATTCCAGACTCCGGGAATTGTCCGCGAGCACTTCGGGCAGGCGCCTTCCTTGA
- the rocF gene encoding arginase, producing the protein MQKISIIGVPMDLGADRRGVDMGPSALRYADLNKKLQDLGYEVRDLGDMDVIIPETHHFGDPRAKYLKEISDACNHLANLVLEIRQEGRMPLVLGGDHSIAVGTVSGVAESFRREGKKIGLLWFDAHADFNTPEISPSGNVHGMPMAAIMGYGPMQLTQIFGFSPKIQPEHAVQIGIREVDPDERQLVKKSGIHIFTMKDIDKRGIGSVMEEALAIVTKDTAGFAVTLDADFLDPYESPGVATPVRGGADYREAHLAMEMIADTNKMVSFEITEINPILDVHNKTAQFGMELILSAFGKQIL; encoded by the coding sequence ATGCAAAAAATATCGATTATTGGCGTCCCGATGGACCTTGGCGCCGACCGCCGCGGTGTCGATATGGGGCCGTCCGCTTTGCGGTATGCGGATCTGAACAAAAAGCTTCAGGATCTCGGATACGAGGTCCGGGATCTCGGCGACATGGACGTCATCATCCCCGAGACGCACCATTTCGGTGATCCCCGCGCCAAGTACCTGAAAGAAATCAGCGATGCCTGTAATCATCTGGCGAACCTTGTCCTGGAAATCCGTCAGGAGGGACGCATGCCGCTTGTTCTGGGCGGCGATCACTCCATTGCGGTGGGAACGGTGTCCGGCGTGGCGGAAAGCTTCCGGCGGGAAGGCAAAAAGATCGGCCTCCTATGGTTCGATGCCCACGCCGATTTCAATACACCGGAGATCTCGCCGAGCGGCAATGTTCACGGCATGCCGATGGCCGCCATCATGGGCTACGGACCGATGCAACTGACGCAGATCTTCGGGTTCTCGCCCAAGATTCAACCTGAGCATGCCGTCCAGATCGGGATTCGCGAAGTCGATCCGGACGAACGCCAGCTTGTGAAGAAATCCGGCATTCACATCTTCACCATGAAAGACATCGACAAACGCGGCATCGGATCGGTGATGGAAGAGGCGCTGGCGATCGTCACGAAAGACACTGCCGGATTCGCGGTAACTCTGGACGCCGACTTTCTCGACCCCTATGAATCTCCCGGCGTGGCAACTCCCGTGCGCGGCGGCGCCGATTATCGTGAGGCGCACCTGGCCATGGAGATGATCGCGGATACAAACAAAATGGTTTCGTTCGAGATCACCGAGATCAACCCGATCCTCGACGTGCACAATAAGACGGCGCAATTCGGAATGGAGCTGATCCTTTCCGCGTTTGGAAAGCAGATTCTTTGA
- a CDS encoding bifunctional 5,10-methylenetetrahydrofolate dehydrogenase/5,10-methenyltetrahydrofolate cyclohydrolase has protein sequence MTASFINGTKIAEDIKSEVAAEVRELRGRGIQPGLAVVLVGEDAASSAYVNMKAKTCEQLGIYSRKLMIPSSITTEQLLAEVRKLNEDNAIDGILVQLPLPKQVRKHAILEAVDPRKDVDGFHSANVGSLVLGHETLVACTPSGVMELLRRSDVKLEGASAVVLGRSDDVGKPQALLLMHANATVTICHSKTRNLAEVTRQADIVVAAIGRTALVTRDWVKPGAVVIDVGTNKVSDAAEVKRLFGNDEGRLKDFEKRGYIWAGDVDERAVKEVASMITPVPGGVGPMTIAMLMKNTIKAARMRRGA, from the coding sequence ATGACGGCTTCATTTATCAATGGAACGAAGATCGCCGAGGATATCAAGAGTGAGGTCGCGGCTGAGGTTCGGGAACTGAGGGGGCGGGGAATTCAACCCGGGTTGGCGGTCGTGCTGGTCGGCGAAGATGCGGCGTCTTCGGCTTACGTCAACATGAAAGCGAAAACATGCGAGCAACTCGGAATCTACAGCCGGAAGCTTATGATTCCGAGCAGCATCACAACCGAGCAGCTGCTGGCCGAGGTTCGGAAGCTGAACGAAGACAATGCCATCGACGGAATTCTGGTTCAGCTGCCGCTGCCGAAGCAGGTCCGGAAGCATGCGATCCTCGAAGCGGTGGATCCGCGCAAAGACGTCGACGGCTTTCATTCCGCGAATGTCGGGTCGCTCGTCCTTGGCCACGAGACGCTGGTTGCCTGCACACCGTCCGGCGTGATGGAGCTTTTGCGCCGTTCGGATGTGAAACTCGAGGGCGCAAGCGCGGTCGTCCTCGGGCGGAGCGATGATGTCGGGAAGCCGCAGGCTCTCCTGCTTATGCATGCGAATGCGACGGTGACGATCTGTCATTCAAAGACCCGAAACCTGGCGGAGGTGACGCGCCAGGCGGATATCGTCGTTGCGGCGATCGGCCGGACTGCGCTGGTCACGCGCGACTGGGTCAAACCGGGAGCCGTTGTGATCGACGTCGGTACCAATAAGGTATCCGACGCAGCAGAGGTGAAACGGCTGTTCGGGAATGATGAAGGACGGTTGAAAGATTTCGAGAAGCGCGGCTACATCTGGGCCGGTGATGTCGACGAGCGCGCAGTGAAGGAGGTCGCTTCGATGATCACGCCTGTCCCTGGCGGCGTCGGACCCATGACCATTGCAATGCTCATGAAGAACACGATTAAAGCGGCCAGAATGCGGCGAGGCGCCTGA
- a CDS encoding tetratricopeptide repeat protein gives MFPRLLLTPAIVVALTAGAFAQSTNVNISRDVRLFTAMAALNAAGFDIEFGSQYSPVRETVRKYAEGVDPDLIARLKVFYAAKKADQTDEAQLAKYISLAVNLGDPPEFKPLLREESLPPDARSVFDFADLMREYYDKAHLSRHWVELRADYDREIAQLGPSLRDAILRSDAYMRIPLGSNGVRGMSIYLELAAPVNTVNIRSNQDSYYVIIGDSSNPKIDDIRHAYLHFQLDSLVTTYFNRMRSISTILDRAKKMQGVDPTYTSEFRIMVTESLIRALELRMDKVPAVRARESIDTFYRSGLLLTPYFYGTLQAYENDNVSLRDEFGEMARDVKFNVEETRFDQTFQKIPVPQKSVARPEVPARPPEPPPDPAHDLLAQAQVAFNAGDMAKAQSAFERVLSDFDKDNGAAEYGLGLIASRKGDADQAKQYFDRAIRSGSAEPGMKVWAYIYRGRISDLECERDKAVGYYQQAIQLGDDSQHAQTAAHDGMQKPYGDSCK, from the coding sequence ATGTTTCCGCGGCTTTTACTGACCCCGGCCATAGTTGTGGCCCTGACCGCCGGCGCTTTCGCGCAATCCACCAACGTCAACATTTCAAGGGACGTGCGCCTGTTTACCGCGATGGCTGCTCTGAATGCGGCCGGATTCGATATTGAATTCGGGTCCCAGTATTCACCCGTGCGGGAAACCGTGCGGAAATATGCAGAAGGAGTCGATCCCGACCTGATTGCGCGCCTGAAAGTGTTTTATGCGGCCAAGAAGGCGGACCAGACCGACGAAGCGCAGCTTGCAAAATACATCTCGCTTGCCGTGAACCTTGGCGATCCGCCGGAGTTCAAGCCATTGCTGCGGGAGGAATCGCTGCCTCCGGATGCCCGGTCTGTGTTTGATTTTGCGGATCTCATGCGGGAGTACTACGACAAGGCGCATCTGTCCAGGCACTGGGTCGAATTGAGAGCGGACTATGACCGCGAGATCGCGCAGCTTGGTCCCAGCCTACGCGACGCCATTCTGCGGAGCGATGCGTACATGCGGATTCCTCTCGGTTCGAACGGAGTGCGAGGCATGTCCATCTATCTGGAACTTGCGGCGCCAGTCAATACAGTCAACATCCGCAGCAATCAGGACAGTTACTACGTCATCATCGGGGATTCGTCGAATCCGAAGATCGATGATATCCGGCACGCCTATCTGCACTTCCAGCTCGACAGCCTCGTCACCACGTACTTCAACCGGATGCGCAGCATCTCGACGATTCTGGATCGCGCGAAGAAGATGCAAGGCGTGGATCCGACATACACCTCGGAATTCCGCATCATGGTGACCGAGTCATTGATTCGCGCGCTCGAACTTCGCATGGATAAAGTTCCGGCCGTCCGAGCCCGCGAATCGATCGACACGTTCTACCGGTCGGGCCTGCTGCTGACGCCCTACTTTTACGGGACGCTTCAGGCGTATGAAAACGACAACGTCTCTTTGCGCGACGAGTTCGGCGAGATGGCCAGAGATGTCAAATTCAACGTCGAAGAAACGCGCTTCGACCAGACCTTCCAGAAGATCCCGGTTCCGCAGAAATCCGTCGCGCGTCCCGAAGTTCCTGCACGTCCGCCTGAGCCGCCGCCCGATCCCGCGCATGATCTGCTGGCGCAGGCGCAGGTTGCTTTCAATGCCGGGGATATGGCGAAAGCCCAGTCTGCATTCGAGCGCGTGCTTTCCGATTTCGACAAAGACAACGGAGCTGCCGAATATGGGCTTGGTCTGATTGCGAGCAGGAAGGGCGACGCCGACCAGGCAAAACAGTACTTTGATCGCGCTATCCGGAGCGGCTCGGCAGAGCCGGGGATGAAGGTCTGGGCCTACATTTACCGTGGCCGTATTTCGGACCTGGAATGCGAGAGGGATAAGGCCGTCGGCTACTACCAGCAGGCGATCCAGCTTGGAGACGATTCGCAGCACGCCCAGACTGCCGCCCACGACGGTATGCAGAAGCCTTACGGCGATTCGTGTAAATAA
- the amrS gene encoding AmmeMemoRadiSam system radical SAM enzyme has protein sequence MPVETSTLKNVLETLTLEGAEGELYEKLGNGKLRCFACGHRCLIAEGLDGICRVRFNRGGKLLVPHGYVGALQLDPVEKKPFFHALPGSLAMSFGMLGCDFHCGYCQNWVTSQALREPGAVAPPHQLTAEQFISLSIERGARIVTSTYNEPLITSEWAVDIFKAARRAGLKTSYVSNGNGTPEVLAYIKPWVDLYKVDLKSFQDRNYRKLGGLLNNVLDTIQRLHAMGFWLEIVTLVIPGFNDSSEELRDIAHFLAKISPGIPWHVTAFHQDYKMTDPENTPASTLLRAAEIGKSEGLNFVYAGNLPSRVGSWENTYCPGCNELLIDRSGYRIRTMHIKEGACPKCSRTIPGVWN, from the coding sequence ATGCCTGTTGAAACATCGACCCTGAAGAACGTCCTCGAAACTTTGACTCTGGAGGGGGCGGAGGGCGAGCTTTACGAAAAGCTCGGCAACGGCAAGCTGCGCTGCTTCGCCTGCGGGCATCGCTGCCTTATCGCCGAAGGGCTCGACGGCATTTGCCGGGTCCGCTTTAACCGCGGCGGCAAACTGCTCGTGCCCCACGGTTATGTCGGCGCGCTTCAGCTCGATCCCGTCGAGAAGAAGCCTTTCTTTCACGCACTGCCGGGCTCGCTGGCGATGAGCTTCGGAATGCTCGGGTGCGACTTCCACTGCGGTTACTGCCAGAATTGGGTCACGTCGCAGGCGCTGCGTGAACCGGGCGCCGTGGCTCCTCCCCACCAATTGACGGCCGAACAATTCATTTCATTGTCCATCGAACGTGGCGCGCGCATCGTCACGAGCACCTACAACGAGCCGCTGATCACCAGCGAGTGGGCTGTCGACATTTTCAAGGCGGCACGACGCGCGGGGTTGAAGACCTCTTACGTGTCCAACGGAAACGGCACCCCGGAAGTGCTCGCATATATCAAGCCGTGGGTGGACCTGTATAAGGTTGACCTCAAGAGCTTCCAGGACCGCAACTACCGGAAGCTCGGCGGCCTCCTGAACAATGTTCTCGATACGATTCAACGCCTGCACGCGATGGGCTTCTGGCTCGAGATCGTGACGCTTGTCATTCCCGGCTTCAACGACAGTAGTGAAGAACTGCGTGACATCGCCCACTTCCTGGCAAAGATTTCACCCGGCATACCGTGGCACGTCACGGCCTTTCATCAGGACTACAAGATGACCGATCCCGAGAACACGCCCGCCTCGACGCTGCTGCGCGCGGCAGAAATCGGAAAATCGGAAGGCTTGAATTTTGTGTATGCGGGAAACCTGCCGAGCCGCGTCGGAAGCTGGGAGAACACGTATTGCCCGGGCTGTAATGAGCTGCTGATCGACCGTTCCGGCTATCGCATCCGCACGATGCACATCAAGGAAGGCGCCTGCCCGAAGTGCTCGCGGACAATTCCCGGAGTCTGGAATTGA